The DNA sequence TATAGTGGCTTTCGAGTGGCTGTCATCAGCTCATAACCGTCCCCCTGTGCTTTGGAAACATACGATCGGCGCGCGAAGCCAGATGGCAGACGCACATGGGCGCCCAGACTTATACCCAGGATTCTTTCCTTGGGAGAAAATTATGGACTGACGACAGCCCGTCATACACTCGGAAGTAGTAAATGTACCTATTATAGTCAGGGGCTTTTTAGCTCCGAAAATACCTATCACAGCTTCAACAGTTTTACACCATCATAAGTAATCACTCGTCGATCTCTACTAAAAGAATCTCAGAAATCGCTCCAAACATTActcgaatatatttttacacacaACATCGGTATGAGAAGATTTCTGAAAAAGCAATCAATTACCCATCGCCACATACTCACTGTAATTATtacagtaataaataaatgaacatcGACGTATCGTTTGCATAACATTCTGTGTAACAATTCGAACAACCATCGCAAGGCTAAGACTGAAATATTATCCCTAAATCACAACGAATTCGTATAGACCAAAGTGGCAGTAAAACGAAAGTGCGATAGCTCATAATCGCTGTGTGTTGAGTATTCATTCTGTtatcagtttcaaatttttgtcttgTTTAACTGAATATAAGCACGTAGTACGGATCAGAAgtcacaataaaatttttcactcacggTGCCTTCGATTATTCAGTACTTGCGCGGCATTTTTCATCGCCACGAGTTTTCTTATCAGATCGACAGAAAACATCGAGTTcataagttttcaaaatatccatGTATCCGTGACTGTTTCGCAAACAAGGTTTCGATTTGCGCAAATTTACGCGGAAATAATATATACGACGAGGCGATTCATATCTTGCTtgcgtataataaaaaaaaaagaagtgaaatgACAGTTACTTTCGAAGTCACAACATTTTCAATCCTCAGCATAAAATACGTTTTGAACTACCTCGGAAAAGGATCTCTCATATGATATGGTATTAAATATTCATCAGTATGTACCTAACATCTATCTATGTGACTGACATATaggcaataaaaatttaacaccttTTCTTCTTGCGATAGACAATggtaaaattcaaaacaaagatatgTTTAGTgaaatatgttttatttttttattttttggggAAGGGCACATGATACAAGGGCTAACAAGTGGCTATACCGGAGTAGCTTTGATTGGCCAACACAGACCGGAAGTATAAATACTCTTATCCGATCACAGTTCGGTCTCAATCATTTTCCACACCCACAGCCACATCCATTTTGGGCACGAGCTGAAGCTCTGAGCCTTGCGAGGAATCCGCCGTTGCAGCTTGCCTGATCTTCGGCGCTGTAGCTGGCATCGACGTCAGGGTCCTGCTCGTAGCTGGCATCGGTATAGTAATCATCCGCGGGATCCTGGTTCGACTTACTTTGGATGATTACGTTTCCGCTGCGATATTGAGGAAGCGGTGGTCCCATGGGACCGCAAGCCATGTCATCAGGGTCTGCACTTGCAGGGTCTGCACTTGCAGGGTCCGCTGCATTGTTGACGGTACTTACGAAGTTGATGCCACTTGACGATACTGGACCGTATCCAAGATCGCTGAAAAACACAGGGTACCATAATAAAGCTTCGTTTTGCATTGACTCCGGAAATAACTGATACTTTTATCACGTGAGGTCGGGAAAGACTTTTGTGGTCGGTGCTGACTGTACCTGTAGCTGATAAACGACGATCTCGGATCGCTCTGTTGGGCCTGGGCTTCCAATTCCAATCTCCGCTCTTCCAGAGCCGCTTGCTGGGCGAGCACTTCTGCGTAGGGATCACTGATTCCGGGTTTCGATGCGAGTTTCAATTCCACAATGGGTTTGTCAACCGTGAGGAGCTTTTCCTCGGGAATGTTGAGGACAGTCTTGCGAATGCTACCGTCAATCGGGATGCTCGTTGGTCCAAAAGCCAATCTTGACTCCTGTACAGTCTGGCTCGCTTGTTTGGCCAATCCATAGGCCAACGACAAGGAAACAGGGTCAGCGGGTGCCACTGGCACGCTTTGTGCGTTGTAAATGTTTTCTTGTTCGTCGAACGAGAGAGCTGAATCAATGACGAGGGAGAAAGATATCTTCCAATTAATTGCGAGTCATTTTTTATGGCGCGTCAAATCGGTTTTCGGAGTGTGACTTACATTCGTCCTCGAAGACGTTCAACTCGGTGTTAGGAGTGCTGTAGCTGGTGTAGACGGGTGCATTGGCAGCTGCATTGCAAGGAGGGTCGTAGGCTGCAGCGCAAGTGCGGCACATGGGCTTTCCGGGGTAAGCAGGAACGACTTCAGCGATGTTAGAGCAACTGGTGCACAGATCACCGACCGGGCGTAATCTGGAATAAGAATTAAACACGTTGACGAATGAAGAAACGACACCGAGGCTCTCTTCGTTGTccgaaaaattgattcagaAGAATGAATTCGTACCTGGGAGCGATTGGGCCGCAGGAAGGCTGAAGCAGATCCATGACGGATGGTCCACTGACTTTTTTTGGTGCCAGAGATGAGCAGCCGCCGCTCTTGGTAGCTGAATTCTTTAAGCTAGCGGCTTCAGTGATCACGGAAGGGTCAGCGAGTTTGAATGGACGGACCATCTTCGCGGCTTTTACGGCACTCTCGCAACATCCGCAAGGGTCAGTTCCGGATCCAAGGCCACAGTTGCTGAGGTGAGAACCCGCGGCATTTTGAACGGCGAGGAAAAGGGCCAGGCCCAGAAATAGTATCTGGGATGTCTTCATGCTTAATTGCGCTGTGATTTTCCGTTAACCTTATTACCCCGTTTTCTGTTTTGTTCCTTTTAAAATTACTGATATATGTCCTCCAGGTCCCCTGCGAAGACACCTACTTATACCTCGACGAACCGTGCGTTCCTTTTTAAACCGGTGTTGCAATTCTGCAAGCCCCACAACATGCGATTTATGAGCAAATGTTATTAGTTTCGGTTCCGGAGGGATAAACAATCAACATTTGTTGCTTGGATGAAATCATACGGACGAATATAAAAACCTcgtaattattcaataaaatactCAAGGTCTGTACATTGAGCTTTCCTTGTTTAACTTTTGAACGACAAATTGATTATAAACACATTTTCTTAATTTACTAACGTCACGTAAGGCAAGTTCGAAATCGGCTGCGGTTACGGAGTGCTTCCGAATTTATTTCCGGAAGTAGCagtattgaaaaagaaaatacggaatcatacacgtataatacgcCAAGGTCGCTGGTGTCTGTCACCAACGTCGGGTACGTGAACTCAATTCTGCCCTTGAATAATAAGGATTTATAATTGGCATAACTAAATAATATGACCCTAAAAAATAGTAACCCGTTGTCTGTTTTAAGTAAATAGTACAAATATCTAGGCGCAGATATTTTCATGGAAGAGGTCAATTTTGCCTGATTACATTCCGTGCAGTCAAGtatgtaatataaattgaattttaaattaaatccaATTCTCCTGCAATTCTATTCAATTCTACAGTGGGATAATAGAAGCGATACGCACTAATGTCCAcaacatattataatatcatatgaatattttcataaaaattcaatatgctATCAAAAATTAAAGCCGAGAAAAGTTTGCGAAGATCATAGAATTAAACTATTTCTTTGATAAGCTTTAATTCACTCATATTCAGGAGGGATCAGAAATATGTAAATGCACAGCCATGTCCACAGTAAAAGAATTTATCATTTACTGTAATAACGATTTAATGTGAGCATCGAAAACAGCGAGTTTCAGAGAATGGTCAATTCTCTGGACTTGCAAATATTTCGACGATCCAGatcaattcaaatttattgcatGATTCTTTGCCTTTAAATATTCGTTTTTAATATCGAACaagcatttgaaaattttacggaattatt is a window from the Diprion similis isolate iyDipSimi1 chromosome 6, iyDipSimi1.1, whole genome shotgun sequence genome containing:
- the LOC124407235 gene encoding uncharacterized protein LOC124407235 translates to MKTSQILFLGLALFLAVQNAAGSHLSNCGLGSGTDPCGCCESAVKAAKMVRPFKLADPSVITEAASLKNSATKSGGCSSLAPKKVSGPSVMDLLQPSCGPIAPRLRPVGDLCTSCSNIAEVVPAYPGKPMCRTCAAAYDPPCNAAANAPVYTSYSTPNTELNVFEDESLSFDEQENIYNAQSVPVAPADPVSLSLAYGLAKQASQTVQESRLAFGPTSIPIDGSIRKTVLNIPEEKLLTVDKPIVELKLASKPGISDPYAEVLAQQAALEERRLELEAQAQQSDPRSSFISYSDLGYGPVSSSGINFVSTVNNAADPASADPASADPDDMACGPMGPPLPQYRSGNVIIQSKSNQDPADDYYTDASYEQDPDVDASYSAEDQASCNGGFLARLRASARAQNGCGCGCGK